A single genomic interval of Alistipes provencensis harbors:
- a CDS encoding beta-N-acetylhexosaminidase: MKKTILATAVALLAAVGGTAAKQIDVVPRPLFMEVSDREEFRLSDPLTLRVAVSELLSPAGIFAGQLERIVSFKPEVVCAKAKKGAVNISLDGKLAEEEYRIEVSGQRIDLTAGSPRGAFHAMQTLRQIAACCTGEGGTVIPSLRIEDKPFFAYRGMMLDVCRHFRSVEEVKRYIDILSLHKVNTFHWHLTDDQGWRLAIGKYPRLTEIGTVRAQTVVGHARTSKEYDGKPYGEGMFYTADDVREVLRYAADRYIDVIPEIEMPGHALAALAAYPELGCRGEGYAVSPTWGVFDDVFCAGNDRVFEFMEGVLDEVIALFPSGYIHIGGDECPKTRWKACPACQKRIAEEGLKDEHELQSYFMKRIERFVNSRGRRIIGWEEILEGGVSPTATVMSWKSPQAGIEAAKRGNKVIMVPSKFSYLDYYQSEDTANEPFAIGGYVPVSKVYGYDPYDQLNAGERRAILGVQANLWTEYISTMPHVEYMVLPRMAAMAENGWSYDRKDYDDFVRRMQSLRRIYDLCGFNYAKHIFIQN; the protein is encoded by the coding sequence ATGAAGAAAACCATTCTTGCAACCGCTGTCGCTTTGTTGGCAGCCGTTGGCGGCACTGCCGCAAAGCAGATCGACGTCGTACCCCGGCCGCTCTTTATGGAGGTTTCGGACCGCGAAGAGTTTCGCCTTTCCGACCCGCTTACGCTGCGGGTCGCAGTTTCCGAGCTGCTCTCTCCGGCCGGAATTTTCGCCGGTCAGCTCGAACGGATCGTCTCTTTTAAACCCGAGGTGGTCTGTGCAAAGGCGAAAAAGGGTGCTGTCAATATCTCTCTCGATGGAAAACTCGCCGAAGAAGAGTATCGCATCGAGGTTTCAGGACAGCGCATCGACCTTACGGCCGGATCGCCTCGCGGGGCGTTCCATGCCATGCAGACGCTGCGTCAGATCGCTGCCTGCTGCACCGGGGAGGGCGGAACGGTGATTCCTTCGCTTCGGATCGAGGATAAGCCCTTTTTTGCCTATCGGGGTATGATGCTCGACGTCTGCCGTCATTTCCGCAGCGTGGAGGAGGTGAAGCGTTATATCGACATCCTTTCGCTGCATAAGGTCAATACGTTTCATTGGCATCTGACCGATGATCAGGGTTGGCGGCTGGCGATCGGTAAATATCCGCGGCTTACCGAGATCGGTACCGTGCGTGCCCAGACTGTCGTCGGGCATGCCCGGACCAGTAAGGAATATGACGGAAAGCCTTATGGCGAGGGGATGTTCTATACGGCGGACGATGTGCGCGAAGTGCTTCGTTATGCCGCCGACCGCTATATCGACGTCATTCCCGAGATCGAGATGCCGGGGCATGCGCTGGCCGCGCTGGCCGCTTATCCCGAATTGGGATGCCGCGGCGAGGGATATGCCGTGTCCCCGACGTGGGGCGTTTTCGACGATGTCTTCTGCGCCGGGAACGACCGGGTCTTCGAGTTCATGGAGGGCGTGCTCGACGAGGTGATCGCGCTCTTCCCTTCGGGGTATATTCATATCGGCGGCGACGAGTGCCCGAAAACGCGCTGGAAAGCGTGTCCGGCCTGCCAGAAGCGGATCGCCGAAGAGGGACTTAAGGATGAGCACGAACTGCAAAGCTACTTTATGAAGCGCATCGAACGTTTCGTCAACAGCCGGGGCCGCCGGATCATCGGCTGGGAAGAGATTCTCGAAGGGGGTGTATCGCCGACGGCGACCGTGATGTCGTGGAAAAGCCCGCAGGCAGGTATCGAAGCCGCCAAACGGGGCAACAAGGTTATCATGGTGCCGTCGAAATTCAGTTATCTGGACTATTATCAGTCAGAGGATACGGCGAACGAACCTTTCGCCATCGGCGGCTATGTCCCTGTTTCCAAGGTGTATGGATACGATCCTTACGACCAGCTCAATGCCGGGGAACGCCGGGCGATTCTGGGCGTGCAGGCCAATCTCTGGACGGAATATATCTCTACCATGCCGCATGTCGAGTACATGGTGCTGCCGCGTATGGCTGCAATGGCCGAGAACGGGTGGTCGTACGACCGGAAGGATTACGACGATTTCGTACGGCGCATGCAGTCGCTGCGCAGGATCTACGATCTGTGCGGATTCAACTATGCGAAGCATATTTTCATTCAAAATTGA
- a CDS encoding glycoside hydrolase family 18 protein, which yields MKNAFFSYFLFPLTLMSLASCSSCSSSSGEEPDGPKPSVSRCIVAGYSNAGRISSASPADYPYLKYPTRIYCFGISPDAQGVWYVNPERERQQNTIRAAMTASQEAFLVVGGGATAGNMYRMGTDPAKRAAFAKAVVGYAHERGFDGIDVDWETDWSVEPFLHVPEDDMVDLLQQIRARMAELPAGTKVRQLTAALSSSTRGQSMGGRIVDYVDHINVMIYDTYGTEEEGYPHAPMRVLKESLAGYAAKGVPNSKIIVGVPFYGGNKSVSPVVTQSYNTLCAMAGGAITASSNAYGGYAFNGVDLMQEKTQYVLDNGYAGLTIWELSQDMPYDNPLSLLRAIKSVADIK from the coding sequence ATGAAAAACGCCTTTTTTTCGTATTTCCTGTTTCCGCTGACACTCATGTCGCTCGCCTCCTGCTCTTCGTGCTCCTCCTCTTCCGGCGAGGAGCCCGACGGGCCGAAGCCGTCCGTCTCGCGGTGCATCGTCGCCGGTTACTCCAACGCCGGGCGCATTTCGTCGGCGTCGCCGGCCGATTATCCCTATCTGAAATATCCGACGCGCATCTATTGTTTCGGCATTTCGCCTGATGCTCAGGGCGTATGGTACGTCAATCCCGAGCGTGAGCGGCAGCAGAACACGATTCGCGCGGCTATGACTGCCTCACAGGAGGCCTTCCTTGTTGTGGGCGGCGGTGCTACGGCTGGCAACATGTACCGTATGGGAACCGATCCGGCTAAACGGGCCGCTTTTGCCAAGGCGGTCGTCGGATATGCGCATGAACGCGGTTTCGACGGGATCGACGTCGATTGGGAAACCGATTGGTCGGTAGAACCGTTTCTGCATGTCCCCGAGGACGATATGGTTGACCTGCTGCAACAGATTCGGGCGCGGATGGCCGAACTTCCCGCCGGCACAAAGGTGCGTCAACTGACAGCGGCGCTTTCTTCCAGTACGCGCGGACAATCGATGGGCGGCCGGATCGTCGATTACGTCGACCATATCAACGTGATGATCTACGATACTTATGGTACCGAAGAGGAGGGTTATCCCCATGCGCCGATGCGTGTCCTGAAAGAGTCGCTTGCCGGCTATGCGGCCAAAGGCGTGCCCAATTCGAAGATCATTGTCGGCGTACCTTTCTATGGAGGAAACAAAAGCGTGTCGCCGGTCGTAACACAGTCTTACAATACGCTTTGTGCCATGGCGGGTGGTGCGATCACGGCCTCTTCGAATGCCTACGGAGGCTATGCCTTCAACGGTGTCGATCTGATGCAGGAGAAGACGCAGTATGTATTGGATAACGGCTATGCGGGACTTACGATCTGGGAGCTTTCGCAGGATATGCCCTATGACAATCCGCTTTCGCTGCTGCGTGCGATCAAGAGCGTGGCTGACATAAAGTAA
- a CDS encoding family 20 glycosylhydrolase, translated as MRYRFSNLVAGLLMLFAGIGTCDARTGNFPIRAFHLDFRTEVMTLDAMKRFVDRISERGINTLVMEWEATFPFDKHATLSNASAFTREEVISFIDYCGGRGIEVIPLQNCFGHCEYILQHERYRALREDAKDPSQVCPLKIEEATACFSELFAEVAALHPSKYFHIGADETYLLGLCGNCRAAADREGKSRLFVDYVKAMCEIVHRLGKTPVIWADIILKYPEALDELPDDLIFVDWNYGWEPDRFGKLDNLLSRGVKLWGAPALRSGPDNLYLTQWKKHFDNLAVFVGYAREHDYGGMIETSWSTSGTYGYWFDNGHEILSMQPVRLVYPMSAFRILEAACCEAFVIDAPFKPEAFVRRYALTELGLNETEAGVLWRYFSMPQESITVSASGAKDTSGRDLQEVIDECVRMRGELALLKPRKNAEQVAHYLLMLDIRINYLHFKAVEARYQSASFDRSGIPELLSGLKTLLAEARTLDRRFARLNGGYLKTHEIEYINTMRSVKMKSLYERLTNNIR; from the coding sequence ATGAGATACCGCTTTTCGAATCTTGTCGCGGGGTTGCTGATGCTTTTTGCGGGCATCGGAACCTGTGATGCCCGGACCGGGAATTTCCCTATCCGGGCCTTCCACCTCGATTTCCGTACCGAGGTGATGACGCTCGATGCAATGAAACGTTTTGTAGACCGGATTTCCGAACGGGGGATCAACACGCTTGTCATGGAGTGGGAGGCTACCTTTCCTTTCGATAAACATGCCACGCTGTCGAATGCATCCGCTTTTACCCGCGAGGAGGTGATTTCGTTCATCGACTATTGCGGCGGACGGGGCATCGAGGTCATTCCGTTGCAGAATTGCTTCGGACATTGTGAATACATCCTGCAGCATGAGCGGTACCGCGCTCTGCGGGAGGATGCCAAAGACCCTTCGCAGGTCTGTCCGTTGAAAATCGAGGAGGCGACAGCCTGTTTCTCGGAGTTGTTTGCAGAAGTGGCGGCACTCCATCCGTCGAAATATTTCCATATCGGCGCCGACGAAACCTATCTGCTCGGTCTGTGCGGGAATTGCCGCGCCGCGGCCGACCGGGAAGGCAAGTCCCGTTTGTTCGTGGACTATGTCAAGGCGATGTGCGAGATCGTGCACCGTCTGGGCAAGACACCCGTTATCTGGGCCGACATTATCCTCAAATACCCCGAAGCACTCGACGAGTTGCCCGACGACCTGATCTTCGTGGACTGGAACTACGGCTGGGAACCGGACCGTTTCGGCAAGCTGGACAATCTTCTCTCCCGCGGCGTAAAATTATGGGGAGCGCCGGCATTGCGCTCCGGACCGGATAACCTCTATCTGACACAGTGGAAAAAGCATTTCGACAATCTGGCTGTTTTTGTCGGGTATGCGCGTGAGCATGATTATGGAGGTATGATCGAGACTTCGTGGTCTACGAGCGGCACTTACGGCTATTGGTTCGATAACGGACACGAGATCCTCTCGATGCAGCCCGTTCGACTGGTTTACCCCATGTCGGCGTTCCGGATTTTGGAGGCGGCCTGCTGCGAGGCGTTCGTGATCGATGCGCCGTTCAAACCGGAGGCGTTTGTGCGGCGCTACGCCCTGACGGAGCTGGGCCTTAACGAAACGGAGGCCGGTGTATTGTGGCGTTATTTCTCGATGCCGCAGGAGAGCATAACGGTTTCGGCTTCCGGAGCAAAGGATACTTCCGGGCGCGATCTGCAGGAGGTGATTGATGAGTGTGTACGCATGCGCGGTGAATTGGCGTTGCTCAAACCCCGTAAAAATGCAGAACAGGTGGCGCATTATCTGCTGATGCTCGATATCCGGATCAATTACCTGCATTTCAAGGCGGTCGAGGCCCGTTACCAGTCGGCGTCCTTCGATCGGTCCGGGATTCCGGAGCTGCTGTCTGGACTGAAAACGCTGCTCGCCGAAGCACGCACGCTGGATCGTCGCTTTGCGCGGCTCAACGGCGGTTACCTCAAAACGCATGAAATAGAGTATATAAACACCATGCGTTCGGTGAAGATGAAATCACTTTACGAACGACTGACAAACAACATCCGATAA
- a CDS encoding structural protein P5, whose protein sequence is MSRGLSNCNPGNIRQSGVRYKGEVRPSRDPAFKQFESLAWGYRAVFMLLHTYRVRHGLRTIREMISRWAPPSENHTEAYIRAVSADTGIGPDEVLDTLDPAVMVPVAAAISRVENGATADPDEIRRGWKLFST, encoded by the coding sequence ATGAGTAGGGGGCTGTCGAACTGTAATCCGGGGAACATCCGCCAGTCGGGAGTGCGTTACAAAGGCGAGGTGCGGCCCTCGCGCGACCCGGCCTTCAAGCAGTTCGAGTCGCTGGCATGGGGTTACCGGGCGGTCTTCATGCTGCTGCACACCTACCGGGTGCGGCACGGATTGCGGACCATCCGGGAGATGATTTCGCGCTGGGCCCCGCCCTCGGAGAACCACACCGAGGCCTACATCCGCGCCGTGTCTGCCGACACGGGAATCGGTCCCGACGAGGTGCTGGACACGCTCGACCCGGCGGTGATGGTTCCCGTCGCGGCGGCCATCTCCCGCGTAGAGAACGGCGCAACGGCCGACCCGGATGAAATAAGGCGTGGATGGAAACTGTTCTCGACCTAA
- a CDS encoding DUF5009 domain-containing protein, which yields MVERRNRIAAIDVFRGLTMFFMLWVNSFWSLSEVPHWLQHAARGEDMLGFSDTIFPAFLFIMGASVPLAVAGRRAKGDSTVKIVWHIFTRAFALVVMGLLTVNFGDAFSAAGTGLSRGNYAMLMVLGFFLVWNVYPKAGNVWQKRGILLLQLVGVALLVWLAVIFRGSDGSGFSVRWWGILGRIGWTYLFCALMFLAIGKRLAANVAVVALVVTGAVMQASGLIPGGLLPNQLTIFAFGSTGVLLSLLLERYADIRTPSRFYWISLFIGAGMLVAGLIAHRFWIVSKLAATPTWYFYCCAIFFPLFALLYYLTDVRGRTRWFAWVKPAGTAALSCYVVAYAWNPLKNLIFSDPLLRPEFSVGVLGLVNSFLYALLLIWAVWLLGRGGVKLKV from the coding sequence ATGGTCGAACGACGTAACAGAATAGCCGCTATCGATGTCTTTCGTGGACTGACGATGTTCTTCATGCTGTGGGTGAACTCCTTCTGGAGCCTGAGCGAAGTGCCGCACTGGTTGCAGCATGCGGCCCGCGGCGAAGACATGCTGGGCTTCTCGGATACGATTTTCCCGGCGTTTCTCTTCATCATGGGGGCTTCGGTTCCGTTGGCGGTCGCCGGCCGTCGGGCCAAAGGCGATTCGACGGTGAAGATCGTATGGCATATTTTCACGCGAGCCTTTGCTCTGGTGGTTATGGGTTTGCTGACGGTCAATTTCGGAGATGCCTTCTCGGCTGCCGGCACGGGCCTTTCCCGTGGGAATTACGCAATGCTCATGGTCTTGGGGTTCTTTCTGGTGTGGAATGTCTATCCGAAGGCCGGGAATGTCTGGCAAAAGCGGGGTATTCTGCTGTTGCAACTTGTGGGTGTGGCGCTGCTGGTCTGGCTGGCGGTGATCTTCCGGGGTAGCGACGGTTCGGGGTTTTCCGTCCGGTGGTGGGGCATTCTGGGACGTATCGGGTGGACCTACCTCTTCTGCGCATTGATGTTTCTGGCAATCGGCAAGCGTTTGGCAGCGAATGTTGCTGTTGTTGCGTTAGTCGTGACGGGAGCTGTGATGCAGGCGTCAGGATTGATCCCCGGGGGGCTTCTGCCCAATCAGTTGACGATTTTTGCCTTCGGCAGTACGGGGGTGCTGCTTTCGCTGCTGCTCGAACGCTATGCTGATATCCGGACTCCATCCCGTTTCTATTGGATTTCCCTGTTCATCGGTGCGGGGATGCTCGTTGCAGGGCTTATTGCCCACCGTTTCTGGATTGTTTCCAAACTCGCTGCTACGCCGACTTGGTATTTCTACTGCTGCGCGATCTTTTTCCCGCTCTTCGCCTTACTCTACTACCTGACCGATGTCCGGGGGCGCACCCGTTGGTTTGCTTGGGTAAAGCCGGCCGGTACGGCGGCGCTGTCGTGCTATGTGGTGGCTTATGCGTGGAATCCGCTGAAGAACCTGATCTTTTCCGATCCGCTGTTGCGTCCCGAGTTTTCGGTCGGAGTTCTGGGTCTTGTCAACTCGTTCCTCTATGCCCTGTTGCTTATTTGGGCCGTTTGGTTACTGGGCCGCGGAGGGGTGAAGCTCAAGGTTTAA
- a CDS encoding DUF6712 family protein yields MKTLITPLQVLRLAFGDGEQLPPETIAEADIAGAEQRHIVPVVGRTLYEKLLAGSYPDFRTEYLAAPAALFTRLAIQPRLDVRTGPCGTSAPKSAYGQPAGETALRTLRQGLQTQARTLLRRAAEHLHAHRDEFPEYDPENDILNRCTTDGGFVQVR; encoded by the coding sequence ATGAAAACATTAATCACACCCCTGCAGGTCCTGCGCCTCGCGTTCGGCGACGGGGAACAACTGCCGCCGGAGACCATTGCCGAAGCCGACATCGCCGGGGCCGAACAACGCCACATCGTCCCCGTCGTGGGGCGGACCCTTTACGAAAAGCTCCTCGCAGGCTCCTATCCCGACTTCCGGACCGAATACCTCGCGGCCCCGGCAGCCCTGTTCACCCGCCTCGCCATCCAGCCGCGGCTCGATGTCCGCACCGGACCATGCGGCACGTCGGCCCCGAAATCGGCCTACGGCCAGCCCGCCGGAGAAACGGCACTCCGCACCCTGCGGCAAGGTCTGCAAACGCAGGCCCGGACGCTGCTGCGCCGCGCCGCGGAACATCTTCACGCACACCGGGACGAATTCCCGGAATACGACCCCGAAAACGACATCCTCAACCGCTGCACGACCGATGGAGGCTTTGTTCAGGTTCGTTAG
- a CDS encoding phage holin family protein, which translates to MEALFRFVSGAAAGIAALFAPIGPLVATTVVFIGIDFLSGVAADRTSARREGRAWYFESCKAWRTVVKLTLAVTAIAMAWLIDTCVLDFMQLNVAKLLTGFTCGVELWSFLENAAQLSDAPLFRWLRRYVHRRIQKEAGDE; encoded by the coding sequence ATGGAGGCTTTGTTCAGGTTCGTTAGCGGCGCAGCGGCGGGGATCGCCGCCCTGTTCGCCCCGATCGGGCCGCTGGTAGCCACCACTGTGGTCTTCATCGGCATCGATTTCCTCTCGGGTGTGGCCGCCGATCGCACCTCTGCCCGCCGCGAGGGCCGTGCGTGGTACTTCGAAAGCTGCAAGGCATGGCGCACGGTGGTCAAACTCACGCTGGCGGTCACGGCGATCGCCATGGCATGGCTGATCGACACCTGCGTGCTGGATTTCATGCAGTTGAACGTAGCGAAACTCCTCACGGGATTCACCTGCGGGGTGGAACTGTGGTCGTTCCTCGAAAATGCCGCTCAACTCTCCGACGCCCCGCTGTTCCGCTGGCTGCGCCGCTATGTCCACCGCCGCATCCAAAAGGAGGCAGGCGATGAGTAG
- a CDS encoding Clp protease ClpP, producing the protein MKSEIQIKNSAEVCQIDIEGTIGIPEEWQFDDPEARVATYERFRSALRGIAGIEAPEVVVNIRSTGGDVNDALLIHDALSQLPARITTRCYGYTASAATIIAQAASEGRREISANALYLIHTAVCATEGNAAELAGKLDLLHQTDSRIASVYAARSGRPAAEFEALMAENNGNGRWLSPEEAVAAGLADKVVEAAERPAPSLAKNIVRGWERLLAGIGLRPGAGKPADRNVLHFGEEVRALQRHSSVAADEARQRVRATVTQPREDPSYGDTVRSANERAYAEDAKRFRG; encoded by the coding sequence ATGAAATCGGAAATCCAAATCAAAAATTCAGCCGAGGTCTGCCAGATCGACATCGAAGGGACTATCGGCATCCCCGAGGAGTGGCAGTTCGACGACCCCGAAGCCCGGGTGGCGACCTACGAACGCTTCCGCAGCGCCCTGCGGGGCATCGCCGGGATCGAAGCCCCGGAGGTGGTGGTCAACATCCGCTCGACGGGCGGCGACGTGAACGACGCACTGCTGATTCACGATGCGCTCAGCCAGCTTCCGGCGCGCATCACCACCCGCTGTTACGGCTACACGGCTTCGGCCGCGACGATCATCGCACAGGCGGCCTCGGAGGGGCGACGCGAAATCTCGGCAAACGCCCTCTACCTGATCCACACGGCGGTCTGCGCGACCGAGGGCAACGCCGCGGAGCTTGCCGGGAAACTCGATCTCCTGCACCAGACCGACAGCCGCATCGCCTCGGTCTACGCCGCCCGTTCGGGACGCCCGGCCGCGGAATTCGAGGCTCTGATGGCCGAGAACAACGGCAACGGCCGCTGGCTCTCGCCCGAAGAGGCCGTCGCGGCAGGGCTCGCCGACAAGGTCGTCGAAGCAGCGGAACGCCCGGCACCCTCGCTGGCGAAGAACATCGTCCGGGGCTGGGAACGTCTGCTCGCCGGTATCGGCCTGCGGCCCGGGGCGGGAAAGCCCGCCGACCGCAACGTCCTCCACTTCGGCGAGGAAGTGCGGGCCCTGCAACGGCATTCGTCCGTTGCGGCAGACGAGGCCCGGCAGCGCGTCAGGGCGACCGTCACGCAGCCCCGCGAGGACCCCTCCTACGGCGACACGGTCCGCTCGGCCAACGAGCGCGCCTATGCCGAGGACGCAAAGCGTTTCCGCGGATAA
- a CDS encoding phage portal family protein, whose amino-acid sequence MSKAKKIKTAVGVANRTDPYFALGTARVESDRFWRWGDDNLFPAALALMARRSTTHRRIINDKADYISGKGFTCDETREPLLAAFVRRVNGSGESLRQVLNKLAFDKSLFGNAFLEIVTDEEHAFLSFYHQDASRCRVARDSEHILLHHDWAAFKPAEARSLPLYPQFERQEDGSLRSIVHYKDYEPMFEHYGVPPYIAGFSVSAIAWKTDRWNISRLDNSFQLSGVMMLDSSADNEAEAERIVRLAEQKFAGNPGQVMFVIRDGGDDDHSRFIPITAQNEGDWQALHEQAVGDIVVAHSWFRTLSGLDYASGFSAERILHEYEVALNTVILAEQAELTEPIRAVIGSVLGFDTASLQVVNRPPTRSKPIYMKVWEARKADGLDYDPEDPKQQAFLSEITKYNIKSID is encoded by the coding sequence ATGAGCAAAGCGAAAAAAATCAAAACCGCCGTGGGGGTAGCCAACCGCACCGACCCCTACTTCGCGCTGGGAACGGCGCGGGTCGAGAGCGACCGATTCTGGCGCTGGGGCGACGACAACCTCTTCCCGGCGGCGCTGGCCCTGATGGCCCGCCGCTCGACGACCCACCGCCGCATCATCAACGACAAGGCCGACTACATCTCGGGCAAGGGATTCACCTGCGACGAAACCCGGGAGCCGCTGCTGGCGGCGTTCGTCCGCCGCGTCAACGGCAGCGGCGAGAGCCTGAGGCAGGTGCTCAACAAGCTGGCCTTCGACAAGTCGCTGTTCGGCAACGCCTTCCTCGAAATAGTCACCGACGAGGAGCACGCCTTCCTGTCGTTCTACCATCAGGACGCCTCGCGCTGCCGCGTGGCCCGCGACTCGGAGCACATCCTGCTGCACCACGACTGGGCGGCGTTCAAACCCGCCGAAGCACGGTCGCTGCCCCTCTATCCGCAGTTCGAGCGGCAGGAGGACGGCTCCCTGCGGTCGATCGTCCACTACAAGGATTACGAACCGATGTTCGAACACTACGGCGTGCCGCCCTACATCGCGGGCTTCAGCGTCTCGGCCATCGCGTGGAAAACCGACCGCTGGAACATCTCGCGGCTGGACAACTCGTTCCAGTTGTCGGGTGTGATGATGCTCGACTCGTCGGCGGACAACGAAGCCGAGGCCGAACGCATCGTGCGCCTCGCCGAGCAGAAGTTCGCCGGGAACCCCGGGCAGGTGATGTTCGTCATCCGCGACGGGGGCGACGACGACCATTCGCGCTTCATCCCCATCACGGCGCAGAACGAAGGCGACTGGCAGGCGCTGCACGAACAGGCCGTCGGGGACATCGTCGTGGCCCACTCGTGGTTCCGGACCCTGAGCGGACTGGACTACGCCTCGGGATTCAGCGCCGAGCGCATCCTCCACGAATACGAGGTGGCGCTCAACACGGTGATCCTCGCCGAGCAGGCCGAACTCACCGAGCCGATCCGCGCCGTCATAGGCTCGGTGCTGGGATTCGACACGGCGTCGCTGCAGGTCGTCAACCGGCCCCCGACGCGTTCGAAACCCATCTACATGAAGGTCTGGGAGGCCCGCAAGGCCGACGGGCTGGACTACGATCCGGAGGACCCGAAACAGCAGGCTTTCCTCTCGGAAATAACGAAATACAATATTAAAAGTATCGACTAA
- a CDS encoding PKD-like domain-containing protein: protein MKHVLKRALWVLLPGIFVMFGSCSDDKTATVAPPVVSFPVTDAEMEVDVEEEITFKAVVENDEEADCIWYVNGVVAASTPTMAYTFAQVGLYTVRCEVYNGGGRIAKVYKVKVNGIPLEVEFSESGNALSCDQGDEVHITATVVGGDKEVKHSWSIDGAVVSETADFTYTFMDAGTFTLAYAGANAYKMTAAKSWTIQVAEVEMPLTIEFSPAPKTSIRCETGSSVKIGTDVKYGGDGLVHVWTVDGAKVSDDAMFEYTFTHPGTYAVAYEGRNTEQETVTASWTVEATYLFADFEGLAALPADIEDSNKALSLVENPFKTATNASAAVLMNKLGGWTTSGMFKLLLSDVSNPEQYSTLRVKIYLGTNLYYPYIYFTDYALPVTVNGETYESQEEWRKIVRTDDWNVLVYDLSTNLGAAVELQFRPLSNWDHSNFIYTGDPATDNRTVYFDDIEFLK, encoded by the coding sequence ATGAAACATGTATTGAAAAGAGCGCTGTGGGTATTGCTGCCCGGAATTTTCGTTATGTTCGGAAGTTGCAGCGATGACAAGACGGCGACGGTGGCGCCGCCCGTCGTTTCGTTTCCCGTGACGGATGCCGAAATGGAAGTGGATGTGGAGGAGGAAATCACGTTCAAAGCCGTCGTCGAAAACGATGAGGAAGCCGACTGCATTTGGTATGTGAACGGTGTCGTGGCCGCTTCCACGCCGACGATGGCCTACACATTCGCCCAAGTGGGGCTTTATACCGTGCGCTGCGAAGTGTACAACGGCGGAGGGCGTATCGCGAAAGTCTATAAGGTGAAAGTCAACGGGATTCCGCTGGAGGTGGAATTCTCTGAATCTGGAAATGCGCTCTCCTGCGATCAGGGCGACGAGGTACATATTACGGCAACCGTGGTGGGTGGCGACAAGGAGGTGAAGCACTCTTGGAGCATCGACGGCGCAGTCGTTTCCGAGACGGCCGATTTCACCTATACGTTCATGGATGCCGGGACCTTTACGCTTGCCTATGCGGGAGCCAATGCTTATAAGATGACCGCTGCGAAGAGCTGGACGATTCAGGTGGCCGAGGTCGAAATGCCGCTGACGATCGAATTCTCGCCTGCGCCGAAGACGTCGATCCGCTGTGAAACGGGCTCCTCCGTGAAGATCGGGACCGACGTGAAATATGGCGGGGACGGACTCGTACATGTCTGGACGGTCGACGGCGCGAAGGTCTCCGACGACGCGATGTTCGAATACACTTTCACGCATCCCGGCACCTATGCGGTCGCTTACGAGGGCAGAAATACCGAACAGGAGACCGTGACGGCTTCATGGACGGTCGAAGCGACGTACCTGTTCGCCGATTTCGAGGGCCTTGCAGCTCTTCCGGCCGATATCGAGGACAGCAACAAGGCGTTGTCGTTGGTGGAAAATCCCTTCAAAACCGCAACGAACGCGAGCGCTGCGGTATTGATGAATAAACTGGGTGGCTGGACCACCTCGGGTATGTTCAAACTCCTGTTATCGGACGTCTCCAACCCCGAACAGTATTCGACTCTGCGTGTGAAGATTTACCTCGGTACGAACCTCTACTATCCCTACATCTATTTCACCGATTACGCCCTGCCCGTTACGGTCAACGGCGAGACTTACGAATCGCAGGAGGAGTGGCGGAAGATCGTGCGAACGGACGACTGGAACGTGCTGGTCTACGATCTGAGTACGAACCTCGGGGCCGCTGTTGAGCTCCAGTTTCGGCCGCTGTCGAACTGGGACCATTCCAATTTCATCTACACGGGCGATCCCGCGACCGATAACCGTACGGTCTATTTCGACGATATCGAATTTTTGAAATAA